DNA from Sulfurimonas gotlandica GD1:
GCTAAACTTTAAAAGAGCTCAGTTTACTCCTGACTTATTACCATCAGACATACTTGGTGCAGAGATTTATGATCCTCAAAACAATAGTTTCAAAATAAAAAAAGGTCCTATCTTTACAAACCTTCTTTTAGCAGATGAGATTAACCGTGCTCCAGCAAAGGTACAATCAGCTCTACTTGAAGTTATGCAAGAGCAGCAAGTTACTTTAGGAGACGCAACATTTAAACTTGACCCTCCATTTTTTGTTATGGCAACTCAAAACCCAGTTGAGCAAGAAGGTGTTTATCAGCTTCCAGAAGCTCAACTAGACAGATTTATGCTAAAGATTGTAGTTGATTACAATACAAAAGATGAAGAGCTTGAGATCGCAAGACGCATCTCTAGTGGAAAATTTGAGACTATAGAACCGGTTATAACTCATGAAGATTTAGAAGAGTTAAAAAAAGCTATAAAAGATGTTCATATAGATTCTGAAGTTGAAGAGTACATCATTGAGCTTGTAAATGCAACGAGAAATCCTAGTGACTATGGACTTGAAGAGCTAAAAGACTTTATTCAGTTTGGTGCTTCTCCTCGTGTAAGTATTGATATGTTTAAAGCTGTAAAGGCTATGGCATTTCTCAGAGGCAAAGATTTTGTAACCCCAGTAGATGTTGCATATATTGCAAAAGAGATTATGCGCCACCGCATAGTCTTAACTTATGAAGCTGAGGCTGAAGGTATTACAACTGATGAAATTATTCAAAAAGTTTTAGAAACTGTAGCTATCCCCTAATAGTTGAAAGCCTTTTGTTTCTAAAGGCTTTCAACCCTATTTCTCCCCATCCTTTTTGCTCTATACAAAGCGTCATCTACTCTTTTTAGCAGATTTTCACCTGTGTCTTTTTCATTTATCTCAGATATTCCAAAACTACAAGTTATGTTAAGATTATTCGTAAAATGATATTCCTGAATATATTCTCTAATGTGCTCAGCAAATGAGATAGCAGATTGTAGATCTGTATTTGGCAATAATATAACAAACTCCTCACCACCCCATCTGGCAAATAAGTCAACATCTCTAATATTTGAGCTTATTAAGTTAGACAGAGAAGATAGAATAATGTCTCCAACTTGATGTCCATATGTATCATTTATACTTTTAAAGTAATCAATATCAAGCATAACCAGAGATAAATTTTCTTTATATCTTTTGAATTTTTTTATTTCAATATCTAATATTTGATTGAACTTTGCACGATTGGCAATATTTGTTAACTCATCAATAAATGCTTTTTTCTCTAGTTCCTCTTTCTCTTTAACCATAGTAGTTATTTCAGTAAAAGTACATATTTTATGTCCAGATGCTTGGATTGTTTTTGTTTTTATAAGAAATGATTTAGGAGACATATCCCTGTGATCAATAATTGAAACAATACGTTTTTTGTCATTGTAGTGAGCTATCTCAAGTAACCAGTGGTTGATGCCATGGTTATTTCTAAAGTAAAAATCATTATGTTGAATAAATGCACTCTCTATACATCCGTATCTTTTTATAAACTCTTCTATATTCTTTATTGCAAAAAAATCAAGAAACATTTTGTTTGCAAAAATCATCTCGTATAACTCATCATATACGATTATTATGTTATTTTGAAGATTTGCTATCTCTTCCATTAGATTTTTATTCTTTTGGAACTCTTTTTTTATTTGCAGATTTTTTACTATCTCAACTATTTTGTTTTTTAGTAAGATTTTATCTACAGGTTTTAAAATATATCCACTTAGTTGTAACTCAATAGCCTCCATAAAGTAAGTACTCTCACTATGTGCTGTAGTAATGATAATCGCCTGTTCAGGATTGATTTCTTTAATAGCTTTTGACATATCTATACCTGTCATATTAGGCATCTTAATATCAGTTATAACTATGTCTGGATTACACTCCTTATATAGAGCTAAACCTTCTTCTCCATCTTTTGCCACAAATAATTCTTTTGCATATCTTTCTAAAGCTTTAGAAGTCTCTTTCCTAATACCTTCTTCATCTTCTACATAAAGGATTGTGGAGAAATTGAAATAATTATCCATTGTTAAATCCTAAAATAAATTTTGCACCACTATTGTAGTTTTGAACATTTACAGTGCCTCCAATATTATCTTCAATAATCATCTTAGACATATACAATCCAATTCCCGTACCTTTACCTTGATCTTTAGTTGTAAAGTATGGTTCAAATATTCTGTTAATTACATCCTTTGAAATGCCACCACCATTATCTGAAATTTCTACATATCTATCTCTTAGAACAATATCTATTTTTCCATCTTTGATATTTTTAGATATTATTGCATCTTTAGCATTGTTGATTATATTTAAGATGACTTGTTGAAACTCACTTCTAAAGCCATCAATCTCAAAATCTTTACCGCTTAATGTTATGTTTATATTGTGAGAGTTTAGTTGTGTTGATTGAATAGAGATAGTTGAATTTATAGCTTCTTTTGTGCTGAATCTATCTTTTACTTTATCTATTCTAAAAAAGTTTCTAAAGTCATCTATTGTGTTGCTCATAAATTTTATAGTGTTTTTGTTTTTGCCAATAAATTTATCAATAAATTCTTTATCTATTAAACCATCGCTATAATCATCATCAAGATTTTGTATGCTCATATTTATCTCATTTAAGGGCTGTCTCCATTGATGAGCAATTGCTCCTATCATCTCACCCATAGAAGCTAATTTTGACTGCTCTTGAATGATTTCTAACTGTTTTATATTTTCATTTGTTTTTGTCTCAATAAGATACTCTAGATTCTCGTTAATCTCTTGTAGTTTTTTTGTTTTTTCATCTATTATTGTTTCAAGGTTTTCATTTAGAGCTTTTAGTTTACTTTCGTTCTCTTTATGCAGAGTTATATCAGATATGTTTGCCACAACAAGAACACCGTTTTGTTTATAACTGGAGCCAAAAGAGATGACAATAGGAAAAATAGTTCCATCTTTTTTAATCGCTTGAAGTTCATGTTCTTTACCTAAGATTCCGCATGATTCTCCTGTTTTTAAGTATTTTATAGAAGATATGTTATGTTTGTCTTTATACTCATGAGGAACTATATATGAAAGGTTATGAGTATTTATCATCTCCTCTTTAGTCCAACCAAACATTTGCTCTGCTTTTTTGTTATATGTAGTAATCTTTCCAGTTTCATTTATAGCGATAATAGCATTGTTATTTGATTCAATAACAGCTTTTTCATACTCTTCCTTATTTATTATCTCTTGTGTATTTGCCTCTATCTTTTTTGCCGCTGGTTTAAATATAAAAAATACTTCAAGCAGTAGAACAAATAGAGTAGTTAGCATCAGATAAAATTCATATTGAGCTAATATTTCTAGTTGAGAGTTTGCATATTTTTCATACTCTTTTACAGCTTTATCTAGTTTCATAAGTATAGATTTTGATGAATCACGTGATTGTTTTAGATATTCTTGATTATTAGTTAAAAGCAGGTTTGTAAAGTTTAAAACATATTTGTCAAACTCATCATTAAGCCCTTGTTTATAGTAAATGTCTGATAGTTCTTTAGTAAATACTTTTGTTAGGAGATATTGATGACTGGAACTTATCTCATCAATTGCATCTTTAAGTTCACTTTTTGTAGACTTATTTCTATCTGCAGTATAGTTTATACCAAGAATTACTAGTCGTTGAGAGAGCATTCTTTGTTTACCGCTAATGTTGATTATTTTACCATACTCTTCATTGGAACTAATGACGTTTTTAGTCAGTAAATTGGCGACTATAATAAAAAATGCCACTAATAAAACAGCTGGTATATACCTCTGTGTAATTGATAAATTAAACATATTAAACCATATTATAAAAATTACACTATCTATAGTGCTTTGACTATTCTAGCATCTTTTATGTTATATCTTATTAAGCATAGATTTTAACGAGCAATTATTTTCACTAATCATTAACCCCATTTAGCTATACTCCTAAGAATATTTTTTAATAATTTTCAAAACCGAGATAGCAAAGAATGAGTAAACTGAAAAAAATTCTAGTTCGAGCAAGACGACAGGTCTTTAGTGAAATGGTCGGGAACAATCCCTCTATCTTTCAAGGTGAGGGCTACGACTTTATTGAACTGCGTGAGTATATGGCTGGTGATGATATACGTCATATTGACTGGAATATCACAGCGAAGATGCAAAAACCATTTATTAAAATCTTTCGTGAAGAGAGAGAACTAAATGTCGTTATTGCTACAGTTTTAAATGGAAGCGTACACTTTGGCTCTAAAAAATTCAAACAAGAGACAATAGCTGAGATATCAGCACTTTTAAGTTTTTCAACTTTAAAAAATGGTGACTTATTAAGTTCATATATATTTACAGATAAAATGATTTCAAACTCGAAACCTAGTAAAAAACTTAATCAAATTCAAAAATATGTTTCAGAGATTTTGGATTTTAATGCGATCAATCAAAAAGTTGATTTCAAAGTTATAGCAGATACTCTTTATAAGCGATTGAGAAGAAAGTCACTTATATTAGTAATCGGAGATTTTTTTGAGATTCCAGATTTAAAATTACTGGCAAAAAAGCATGAAGTTGTAGCTGTGATTGTAAGAGACATACTTGAAGAGAAACCACCTGAGATGGGGTTTGCATCTTTGGTTGATCCTGAGAGTGGGGCAGTTTTGGAAGGTGATTTCAACTCTTCGAGTGTAGAGGCTTATGCTAAAAAAGTCGTAGCTCATGATCATGAATTATATAATACTTTTAGAAAGCATCAGATCAGGTTTGCAAAAATATATACTCATAGTGTAGCCAGCGTAGAGCTTCGTAGATTGTTCGAGGGTAGGTAGATGCAAGATAATAATCAGACTTTTGATATTCCACTTCATGATATAAAACCAATAGTAGATATACAAGAGTATTCTCTTTACTACTTTTTAGGAATAAGCTTTTTTGCTCTTTTACTTGTCTTTGGATTAATCTACTTGATATACAGATGGGTTAAAGCTAAAAATGCTTTTAACATAAGAAAAGAGCATTTTGAAGTTATTAACTCACTAAATCTTAGTGATACAAAACAATCAGCATACATACTTACTTCATTAGGGTTTACTTTTAGAGACGATAGCCAAAGACACACTGAGATGTATGATAACCTAGTTCAAAGACTAGAATCATATAAATACAAAAAACAAGTTGATGAATTTGATAGTGAGGTCAAGGGTTATATAGAAGTTTATAAGGGCATGATTGATGTTTGACGGACTTTATTTTGAGTTCCCAAGGTTAGTTTTTATTATCTTCTTTTTTGTAGCTTGTGCGAGCCTATGTAAGATGAAACTGCCATCTATCTACTTTCCTCATACCGGGCAGTTTATGAACAACTCTGTTTCAGCATCTAAGTTACTTTTCTTTTTAAAGTGGCTTGGAATTATAATGCTCATACTGGCTTTAATGTCCCCAGTAAAAGATGAGCCTTATACTCTTGAGCCAAAAGACGGTTATGAGATAGCACTTATCCTAGATGCATCTCAGTCAATGAAAGCTCAAGGCTTTGATGTTACAAACCCTCAGCTTACACGATTTGATGTAGTTAAAGATATAGTCAGTAATTTTATAAAAGAGAGACAAAACGACAATATAGGATTAGTTGTATTTGGAGCTTATTCTTTTATTGCATCTCCACTTACGTATGATGAGAATATTTTAAACAAAATAGTCTCACAACTCTATATCGGAATGGCAGGAAAATATACAGCACTGTTTACTTCTTTAGCTCAAGGTGTAAATCTTTTAAAGATGAGTGAGTCCAAGAGTAAAGTGGGTATTTTGCTTACAGATGGCTTCAGTACACCAGAAGTAGATAAAATCCCATTTGATGTTGCTCTAGACATGGCGATTAAAGAGAAGATAAAAATTTACCCTATTGGCATCGGAATGCCTCATGAGTATAACATAGAAGTTTTGAGGAAAATTGCTGAAAAAACCGGAGGAAAAGCTTTTGGAGCAGCGAGTGCAACTGAACTTAAAGAAGTTTACAAAGAGATAGATGCATTGGAAAAATCAGAGATACAGGCTGAGACTTTTTCATACTTAAGCTACTACTATGTATATCCACTTTTTATATCTTTGTTATCTTTAATGCTATATGTCTATTTTAGAAATAAGAGGGGGCAAGCATGAGTTTTTTACATCCAGAATTTCTATACTATATGCTGCCCCCTCTTTTTATACTATTTGGACTGCTGCTAACTCAAAAAGAGACTCAAGCACATTTCTTTAGTAAAGAAGTGATGGACAAACTTAGAGTAAGTGCAAACACTATGACTCTTCGTGCTAGAAATGCGCTGTTTTTTCTTATCGGATTTTTTATCATAATTGCACTTGGACAACCAGTTATTGATGATGGCAAAGTAGTTGTAAAAGCAAAGAGTGCAGATATTATGATAGCTCTTGATATCTCAGATTCAATGCTTGCCGAGGATGTTTACCCAAATCGCTTAGAACTTGCAAAAGAAAAAGCTCTAACACTGCTGTCTGAAGCTCCAAGTGAACGTGTAGGCATTATGGCTTTTGCTAAAAACTCATATCTTGTCTCACCTCTTAGTTTTGATACAGGTGCGGTTAGTTTTTTACTAAAGCAGCTTGACACTACATCAATAACTCAAAAAGGAACAGACTTCTTGTCTATCTTGGATGTTTTTAACACATCTCAAGAGAATGATGGTGAAAAATATCTTCTCATACTTAGTGACGGTGGAGATTCTAAAGAGTTCTCAAAAGAGATAGAACTTGCTAAAAAGAGTAATATTGTTGTTTTTATATTAGGCGTAGGTACAGTAAAAGGTGCTCCTATTAAACTTGAAAATGGAAGTTTTATAAAGCAACACGGAGAGATACTCGTCTCAAAACTAAATGAAAATATAGCAGATTTGGCGACTAAGAGTGGTGGAGTTTATATTCAAAGTACAACTTCTTCTTCAGATATAAAAACTATGTTAAAAGAGATTAAGGGCATCTCTAAGGCTAAAGAGCTTAAAAGCGAAGAGATACACAAATATATACCACTTTTTTACTATCCTGTAGCTATGGCTCTTTTTCTTTTACTGATTGCTACTAGTTCGATGAGTAAGAGAGTAAGAGTAGAGCTCCCATCATTACTGGCGACCATAGTGCTTGTATTTGCATCTGTAGACTCCAGAGCAGGGGTATTGGACTTTATGGACTTAAGCGAGGCTAAGGATGCTTATAAAGCGGAGGATTATGTAAAGTCAGCAAAACTCTATGAGAAGTATGCCCAGAGTTCCAAAAAAGGAGAGAGTTTTTTTAATGCTGGGAACTCACTCTATAAACAAAAAAAATATAAAGAAGCTGTAGAAGCGTATGAGAGAGCAACTTTTGACAGTAATAGTCTAAGAGCAAAAAACTTCTCCAATATGGGTAATGCTCTTGCAAAATCTCAGAGCTTGCAAAAAGCTGTAGAGTCTTATGAAAAGTCTCTTGAAATAGAAGAAGATAAAGATACTAGAGAGAATTTAGAAGAGGTTAAAAAACTTTTAAAAAAACAAAAACAGCAGTCAAAAGACAGTGATAAGCAAAATGACAAAAAAGATAAAGATAAAGATGACAAGAGCGAGTCCAAAGAATCAAAAGAAGGTGATAAAGACTCAGATAAAAAAGATAAATCTAAAAAAGAAGAAGACAGCTCAAAAAGTAAAAAGTCTGAAGATAAAGATCAAAAATCTGATGATATGAAGTCTAAAAAAGAGAAAGCCTCAGATGCAGAGGATAAAAAAGAGAAAAAGAATGAAAAAGAAAAAAAAGAGCAGTTAGAAAAACTTGATAAAGATGAAGATAAGAATAAATCGGAGTCTCAAAGTAAAGCCCAAAATCTAACTGAAGAAGAAATGAGTGATGCTGAAGAAGCAAAATGGATAGATCAGCTTAATTTACAAAAAAACACTTACCTCTATAAACTCGGTGAGCAAAAACCTATGAAGGAAATGAGTGATGAAAAACCTTGGTAAAATAGTTTTATTTTTACTTTTAGCACAATTATCAGCGACAGCTAGCGTTAAAGCAACAGTAGATGCAACAAGTATAGAAGTTGGGGAGATGGTTACTTACTCTCTGCATCTTTCAGGAGTAGATGTTGATAGACCAACAATTCTCAGCCTTTGCGGTACTGATGTGATTTCAACAAGCTCACAAACATCAATAGAGATGATAAATGGGGACATAACTAGAAAGAACATACTTAGCTATAAGTTTATGCCACAAAAGAGTTGTGTAATTGAGCCTATTGAAGTAACGATTGACTCAAAGGTTGAAAAGAGTAATTCTGTTGAAATAAAAGTAGGCGAGATAGTTGCAAATAAAGATGCAGATTTTATTTTGACACTTGAAACTCCTACAAAAGAAGTTTATGTTGGGGAGCCATTTGAAGTGACCCTTCTTTTTAAACAAAAAAGCGATGCAGAGGCCGTTGATAGTAAGTTTATTCCACCTGAGTTAAAAGGTTTTTGGATCAAGGGTGAATCACAACCACAAAGAAGTCAGGATGGAAAATACTCAGTTTCAAAAGTAATCTATACGATGGCAGCTCAAAGAGTTGGAAAACTAGATATATCTAAAGCACAGATACGTATAGCGTCTAGAGCTCATGTTCGTGATAGTTGGGGCTCATGGATACCAAAGATTAAGTGGAGAACTTATTACTCAAATGAGCTAAATATAGATGTAAAAGCTCTTCCTGGTGGTGTGGATCTTGTGGGTAATTTTAGCATCAATGCAACTGCGGATAAATCTGAGATAAACCCCAGTGAAGCTTTAAACATTACTATAGAAGTACTGGGAAATGGCAACTTGGAAGATATAAAAAGTTTTAAACCATATATAGACGGAGTAAATATTTTTGATGAGAAGATAGTTGTAAATGGAAATAAACTGACTCAAAAGATGGCATTTGTAGCAGAGAGTGACTTTGTTGTAGCGCCGTTTGTTTTAAAG
Protein-coding regions in this window:
- a CDS encoding AAA family ATPase encodes the protein MISKIQTIKKEVSKVVVGQDRMIDGLLIALLCEGHILIEGVPGLAKTTTVNALAKSLGLNFKRAQFTPDLLPSDILGAEIYDPQNNSFKIKKGPIFTNLLLADEINRAPAKVQSALLEVMQEQQVTLGDATFKLDPPFFVMATQNPVEQEGVYQLPEAQLDRFMLKIVVDYNTKDEELEIARRISSGKFETIEPVITHEDLEELKKAIKDVHIDSEVEEYIIELVNATRNPSDYGLEELKDFIQFGASPRVSIDMFKAVKAMAFLRGKDFVTPVDVAYIAKEIMRHRIVLTYEAEAEGITTDEIIQKVLETVAIP
- a CDS encoding diguanylate cyclase, whose amino-acid sequence is MDNYFNFSTILYVEDEEGIRKETSKALERYAKELFVAKDGEEGLALYKECNPDIVITDIKMPNMTGIDMSKAIKEINPEQAIIITTAHSESTYFMEAIELQLSGYILKPVDKILLKNKIVEIVKNLQIKKEFQKNKNLMEEIANLQNNIIIVYDELYEMIFANKMFLDFFAIKNIEEFIKRYGCIESAFIQHNDFYFRNNHGINHWLLEIAHYNDKKRIVSIIDHRDMSPKSFLIKTKTIQASGHKICTFTEITTMVKEKEELEKKAFIDELTNIANRAKFNQILDIEIKKFKRYKENLSLVMLDIDYFKSINDTYGHQVGDIILSSLSNLISSNIRDVDLFARWGGEEFVILLPNTDLQSAISFAEHIREYIQEYHFTNNLNITCSFGISEINEKDTGENLLKRVDDALYRAKRMGRNRVESL
- a CDS encoding ATP-binding protein, producing MFNLSITQRYIPAVLLVAFFIIVANLLTKNVISSNEEYGKIINISGKQRMLSQRLVILGINYTADRNKSTKSELKDAIDEISSSHQYLLTKVFTKELSDIYYKQGLNDEFDKYVLNFTNLLLTNNQEYLKQSRDSSKSILMKLDKAVKEYEKYANSQLEILAQYEFYLMLTTLFVLLLEVFFIFKPAAKKIEANTQEIINKEEYEKAVIESNNNAIIAINETGKITTYNKKAEQMFGWTKEEMINTHNLSYIVPHEYKDKHNISSIKYLKTGESCGILGKEHELQAIKKDGTIFPIVISFGSSYKQNGVLVVANISDITLHKENESKLKALNENLETIIDEKTKKLQEINENLEYLIETKTNENIKQLEIIQEQSKLASMGEMIGAIAHQWRQPLNEINMSIQNLDDDYSDGLIDKEFIDKFIGKNKNTIKFMSNTIDDFRNFFRIDKVKDRFSTKEAINSTISIQSTQLNSHNINITLSGKDFEIDGFRSEFQQVILNIINNAKDAIISKNIKDGKIDIVLRDRYVEISDNGGGISKDVINRIFEPYFTTKDQGKGTGIGLYMSKMIIEDNIGGTVNVQNYNSGAKFILGFNNG
- a CDS encoding DUF58 domain-containing protein, giving the protein MSKLKKILVRARRQVFSEMVGNNPSIFQGEGYDFIELREYMAGDDIRHIDWNITAKMQKPFIKIFREERELNVVIATVLNGSVHFGSKKFKQETIAEISALLSFSTLKNGDLLSSYIFTDKMISNSKPSKKLNQIQKYVSEILDFNAINQKVDFKVIADTLYKRLRRKSLILVIGDFFEIPDLKLLAKKHEVVAVIVRDILEEKPPEMGFASLVDPESGAVLEGDFNSSSVEAYAKKVVAHDHELYNTFRKHQIRFAKIYTHSVASVELRRLFEGR
- a CDS encoding VWA domain-containing protein, whose protein sequence is MFDGLYFEFPRLVFIIFFFVACASLCKMKLPSIYFPHTGQFMNNSVSASKLLFFLKWLGIIMLILALMSPVKDEPYTLEPKDGYEIALILDASQSMKAQGFDVTNPQLTRFDVVKDIVSNFIKERQNDNIGLVVFGAYSFIASPLTYDENILNKIVSQLYIGMAGKYTALFTSLAQGVNLLKMSESKSKVGILLTDGFSTPEVDKIPFDVALDMAIKEKIKIYPIGIGMPHEYNIEVLRKIAEKTGGKAFGAASATELKEVYKEIDALEKSEIQAETFSYLSYYYVYPLFISLLSLMLYVYFRNKRGQA
- a CDS encoding VWA domain-containing protein, which produces MSFLHPEFLYYMLPPLFILFGLLLTQKETQAHFFSKEVMDKLRVSANTMTLRARNALFFLIGFFIIIALGQPVIDDGKVVVKAKSADIMIALDISDSMLAEDVYPNRLELAKEKALTLLSEAPSERVGIMAFAKNSYLVSPLSFDTGAVSFLLKQLDTTSITQKGTDFLSILDVFNTSQENDGEKYLLILSDGGDSKEFSKEIELAKKSNIVVFILGVGTVKGAPIKLENGSFIKQHGEILVSKLNENIADLATKSGGVYIQSTTSSSDIKTMLKEIKGISKAKELKSEEIHKYIPLFYYPVAMALFLLLIATSSMSKRVRVELPSLLATIVLVFASVDSRAGVLDFMDLSEAKDAYKAEDYVKSAKLYEKYAQSSKKGESFFNAGNSLYKQKKYKEAVEAYERATFDSNSLRAKNFSNMGNALAKSQSLQKAVESYEKSLEIEEDKDTRENLEEVKKLLKKQKQQSKDSDKQNDKKDKDKDDKSESKESKEGDKDSDKKDKSKKEEDSSKSKKSEDKDQKSDDMKSKKEKASDAEDKKEKKNEKEKKEQLEKLDKDEDKNKSESQSKAQNLTEEEMSDAEEAKWIDQLNLQKNTYLYKLGEQKPMKEMSDEKPW
- a CDS encoding BatD family protein translates to MKNLGKIVLFLLLAQLSATASVKATVDATSIEVGEMVTYSLHLSGVDVDRPTILSLCGTDVISTSSQTSIEMINGDITRKNILSYKFMPQKSCVIEPIEVTIDSKVEKSNSVEIKVGEIVANKDADFILTLETPTKEVYVGEPFEVTLLFKQKSDAEAVDSKFIPPELKGFWIKGESQPQRSQDGKYSVSKVIYTMAAQRVGKLDISKAQIRIASRAHVRDSWGSWIPKIKWRTYYSNELNIDVKALPGGVDLVGNFSINATADKSEINPSEALNITIEVLGNGNLEDIKSFKPYIDGVNIFDEKIVVNGNKLTQKMAFVAESDFVVAPFVLKYFDPITKEIKTVSTNEISIKVKNAKPKEELTIKREEVEPKEVVQTVNFSISNLWIAIIFIVGLASGVLIMLLKPWTILKKEKNISIKDPKTLLIKLFPYRNDEEVQIIIDILEKNIYSDAKIEIDKKLLKEIIKKYNLL